The DNA window CGCTCGAAGAGGACTTCGATGATCTGCGGCGCGTAGCCGATGACCATCGCCGTACCCAGGAGTACGACCAGACCGGCCAGGGCCAGGTCTCTTTCGACCCTGAGCCGGGCTCCCTCCTCGTTCCCTTCGGCCATCGCGCGGGCCACCACCGGGTAGGTCACCGTGCAGATCATGAGGGACAGGACCATCGGCATCTGCGCGACCTTCTGCGCGTAGTTCAGGTGCGAGATGGCGCCGCCGGGGAGCGGTGACGCGAGGAAGCGCTCCACCAGGACCTGGGCCTGGCGGCCCACCGCGAAGAGGACCACGGGGGCCAGGACCGCTGTGGCCAGGAGTGGCGGGGCGGAGAGGGCGGGAGCCGTGGGGAGGGCCGGAGTGGTGGGGAGGGCCGGAGTGGTGGCGGGGTGCGGAGTGGTCCTGGTCAGGTGCAGGAAGGTGGGGAGCTGCATGAGGATCATCAGGGCGCTGCCCACCGCCACGCCGGCCGCGGCGGCTCGTACGCCCCAGAGGTGGTGCAGCGTCAGCGTCGTGACGATGATGCCGACGTTGTACGCGGCGTAGACGCCGGCCGGCTGCCAGAACCTGCCGTGGGCGCGCAGGGCGGCGCTGAAGTATCCGGTGATGCCGAAGGTCAGTACGGTCACGGCCGTCAGACGGGTGCACTCCACGGCCAGCGCCGGGTCGCTGAAGCCCGGCGCGAGGACGCGTACCACCCAGGGCGCGCCCAGGATCAGGAGGCCGGCCACGCAGGACAGCACGGCGAAGAGGCGGGGAAGCGTGGCCAGCACCAGTGCTCTTACCGCGTCGTCCGGCAGGTCGGGGTCTCGCGTGCGCTGGGCCGCGCGGTGGGCCAGGGCGTGGCTGAAGGCGGGGACCAGGATGAGCGCCATCGCGTCCTCGATCAGGAGGGTGGCGGCCATCTCGGGCACGGTCCAGGCGATCAGGAAGGCGTCGCTGTCCACGCTCGCGCCGAAGAGGTGGGCGATGGTCTGGTCCCGTACGAGGCCCAGGAGTGCGCTCGCGGCGGTCAGGGCGGCGGTGACGGCGGCGGCGCGCGCCAGGAAGCGGCCGAGCTTCGGGGCGTGTCGTTGCGGGGGGCGTGGTCGCGGGGGTGCGGGGGCCGGTGCCGCGCCGGCGCGGGGGCGCCGAACGGCCGGCAGGGTGCTTTCCCCCGGCTCGTCGCGTTCGACGCCCTGCGGGGAG is part of the Streptomyces agglomeratus genome and encodes:
- a CDS encoding lipid II flippase MurJ, with the protein product MTDATHHPPTPTTAPERVTTHPRSHPGAAPERAASHATVPGAEVPGRSPQGVERDEPGESTLPAVRRPRAGAAPAPAPPRPRPPQRHAPKLGRFLARAAAVTAALTAASALLGLVRDQTIAHLFGASVDSDAFLIAWTVPEMAATLLIEDAMALILVPAFSHALAHRAAQRTRDPDLPDDAVRALVLATLPRLFAVLSCVAGLLILGAPWVVRVLAPGFSDPALAVECTRLTAVTVLTFGITGYFSAALRAHGRFWQPAGVYAAYNVGIIVTTLTLHHLWGVRAAAAGVAVGSALMILMQLPTFLHLTRTTPHPATTPALPTTPALPTAPALSAPPLLATAVLAPVVLFAVGRQAQVLVERFLASPLPGGAISHLNYAQKVAQMPMVLSLMICTVTYPVVARAMAEGNEEGARLRVERDLALAGLVVLLGTAMVIGYAPQIIEVLFERGAFDARDTATTATVMRVYAAGLLGHCLVGALSRPFFSAGRPTWYPAAAMAAGLVVTTAAGAAAAGPFGVHGIAAANAIGISTTALLLLGGLGSRVVPIRVRAVIASLARLAAAAAAAGAAGWLAAPLIAAPAASVAAGCVLVPTAFVLCGLAVRAPEVVHLLALIRQRFRHGR